A genomic stretch from Larus michahellis chromosome 7, bLarMic1.1, whole genome shotgun sequence includes:
- the SLC4A3 gene encoding anion exchange protein 3 isoform X1 — MAAGESPPVGDVFIDLQQGRDRAEKASPGAEDDEDLDKTLSIERFGDLISKSASSNLEKQRRSYSERDFEFHRQTSHHIHHPLSTHLPSALKFQKRPPRASRRKKRRRKKKKTSLPPSEVTPTIQEEDEEGGEEEEEEEEEEEEEGESEAEEAQVKEISAESEGEARGKDTSPKLEPSSKPKFTIGSDEEESGNALAPAQFHVEEECGILSPVPRFTDLLQEKGPPSLRSLPGPRERLSRGWEKRKPWGQVASGQRVTYDLKERMCIGSMTTLESAAYQRVPTDEAEAQMLASADLDGMKSHRFEDNPGVRRHLMKKPSRSQITRTSKKLASTPSVKKKKKKKKLDRKPHEVFVELNELVVDKNQEMHWRETARWIKFEEDVEEDTARWGKPHVASLSFRSLLELRKTIAHGAVLLDLEQTTLPGIAHLMVETMIISDQIRAEDRANVLRALLLKHSHPNDEKEGFFPRNHSSSSMNSIVGNHHHNHTTDTCVPLMGEERIEMADPKANETECKEKNLHLHNSEGHRKYLKLMEKIPEDAEATVVLVGCVQFLEQPTMAFVRLNEAVFLESVLEVPIPVRFIFVLLGPSQANMDYHEIGRSISTLMSDKHFHEAAYMADDRQDLLNAINEFLDCSIVIPPSEVEGKDLLKSIATFQKLLLRKRKEREQKSMKEGTVQEAKELCEVKAEEEEEEAEDDPLKRTGIFFGGLVRDIKRRYPKYLSDIRDALHSQCLAAVLFIYFAALSPAITFGGLLGEKTEGLMGVSELIISTSVLGILFSLLGAQPLLVIGFSGPLLVFEEAFYKFCQTQGIEYLTGRVWIGLWLIVFIFIIVAAEGSFLVRYISPFTQEIFAFLISLIFIYETFYKLYKVFAEHPLLKFYPPNVQSGLNASMLSADAVSLGIRMQPNTALLSLILMLGTFFIAFFMRKFKNSRFLGGKARRIIGDFGIPISILVMVLVDYTITDTYTQKLNVPSGLSVTSPHKRGWFIHPMGSSGTFPMWMMFASAIPALLVFILIFMETQITTLIVSKKERKLLKGSGFHLDLLLIGTMGGLCALFGLPWLTAATVRSVTHVNALTVMSKAIAPGEKPKIEEVKEQRVTGVLIAALVGLSIVMGNMLRQIPLAVLFGIFLYMGVTSLTGIQLYERLLLIFMPSKHHPDHIYVVKVKTWRMNLFTCIQLACIVLLWVVKSTVASLAFPFVLIMTVPLRRFVLPRFFHDRELKALDSEDAEPNFDEDGRDEYNELHMPV; from the exons ATGGCAGCTGGAGAGTCCCCTCCCGTAGGAGATGTCTTCATCGACCTGCAGCAG GGCAGAGATCGCGCAGAGAAAGCCTCTCCTGGTGCCGAGGACGATGAGGACTTGGATAAGACTTTGTCAATCGAGAGATTTGGGGACCTGATAAGCAAGTCAGCATCAAGCAACCTGGAGAAGCAAAGACGCAGCTACAGTGAGAGAGATTTTGAAT tcCACCGCCAAACCTCGCACCACATCCATCATCCCCTTTCCACTCACCTCCCTTCTGCCCTCAAGTTCCAAAAGAGGCCTCCCCgtgccagcaggaggaaaaaaaggaggaggaaaaagaagaaaacctcgTTACCCCCTTCGGAGGTGACTCCCACCATCCAGGAAGAGGacgaggaggggggagaagaggaggaagaagaggaagaagaagaagaggaagaaggagagtcTGAGGCAGAGGAAGCCCAGGTGAAAGAGATCTCTGCAGAGTCTGAGGGCGAAGCTCGTGGGAAGGACACGTCCCCTAAGCTGGAGCCCTCAAGCAAACCAAAG TTCACCATCGGCAGCGATGAGGAGGAGTCTGGCAACGCTCTGGCCCCCGCACAGTTCCACGTGGAGGAGGAGTGTGGCATCCTGTCCCCCGTGCCACGCTTCACCGACCTGTTGCAGGAGAAGGGCCCTCCCTCCCTTCGCAG CCTCCCTGGGCCTCGGGAACGTCTGTCTCGCGGGTGGGAGAAGCGCAAGCCCTGGGGCCAGGTGGCGAGCGGACAGCGGGTTACCTATGACTTGAAGGAGAGGATGTGTATCGGCAGCATGACCACGCTGGAGAGTGCAGCATACCAGCGCGTCCCCACGGATGAGGCTGAGGCCCAGATGCTGGCATCTGCTGACTTGGATGGCATGAAAA GCCACCGTTTTGAAGATAATCCTGGTGTGAGGAGGCATCTGATGAAAAAACCATCTCGTAGTCAGATCACCAGGACAAGCAAAAAATTAGCGTCAACTCCATCtgtcaagaaaaagaagaagaagaagaagttgGATAGAAAGCCCCATGAG GTGTTTGTGGAGCTGAATGAGCTGGTGGTGGATAAGAACCAGGAGATGCACTGGAGGGAGACGGCCCGCTGGATCAAGTTTGAGGAGGATGTGGAGGAGGACACAGCAAGGTGGGGGAAACCCCACGTGGCTTCACTGTCCTTCCGCAGCCTGTTGGAGCTCAGGAAGACGATTGCCCACG GTGCTGTCCTCCTTGACCTGGAGCAGACCACGCTGCCCGGCATCGCTCACCTGATGGTGGAGACCATGATCATCTCTGACCAGATCAGAGCAGAAGACCGAGCCAACGTGCTGCGTGCCCTGCTGCTGAAGCACAG CCACCCCAACGATGAGAAAGAGGGCTTCTTCCCAAGGAACCACTCCAGCTCCAGCATGAACTCCATCGTGGGgaaccaccaccacaaccacaCCACCGACACCTGCGTGCCCCTCATGGGGGAAGAGCGTATTGAGATGGCTGACCCCAAGGCCAATGAGACTGAGTGCAAGGAG AAAAACCTGCATCTCCATAACTCTGAGGGCCACCGTAAATACCTAAAGCTGATGGAGAAGATCCCTGAAGATGCAGAAGCCACAGTGGTCCTCGTGG GTTGTGTGCAGTTCCTGGAGCAGCCAACTATGGCCTTTGTCCGACTAAATGAGGCCGTCTTCCTGGAATCTGTCTTGGAGGTCCCGATTCCTGTCAGATTCATCTTTGTGCTGCTGGGACCGAGCCAGGCCAACATGGACTACCATGAAATTGGCCGCTCAATCTCCACCCTCATGTCTGACAAG CACTTCCATGAGGCTGCATACATGGCAGATGACCGTCAAGACCTCCTCAATGCAATCAACGAGTTCTTGGACTGCAGCATTGTCATCCCCCCATCGGAGGTGGAGGGAAAAGACTTGCTCAAATCCATTGCCACCTTCCAGAAGTtgctgctgaggaagaggaaggagagggagcagaAGTCCATGAAGGAGGGGACTGTCCAGGAAGCCAAAG AGCTGTGTGAAGTGaaagctgaggaagaagaggaggaagctgaggaCGACCCTTTGAAGCGGACCGGGATATTTTTTGGAGGTCTGGTTCGGGACATAAAGCGCAGGTACCCCAAATACCTCAGTGACATCAGAGACGCCTTGCACAGCCAGTGTCTCGCGGCCGTTCTCTTCATCTACTTTGCTGCTCTCTCTCCTGCCATCACCTTCGGGGGACTCCTAG GAGAGAAAACTGAGGGTCTCATGGGGGTCTCCGAGCTGATAATCTCCACCTCGGTTTTAGGgatcctcttctccctgctcggAGCCCAGCCGCTTCTGGTCATTGGCTTCTCAGGGCCTCTGCTGGTGTTTGAAGAAGCTTTTTACAAG TTCTGCCAGACACAAGGCATTGAGTATCTGACAGGCAGAGTGTGGATTGGTTTGTGGCTCATCGTCTTCATCTTCATTATCGTGGCAGCTGAGGGAAGCTTCTTGGTGCGTTACATCTCGCCCTTCACCCAGGAGATCTTTGCTTTCCTCATCTCCCTCATCTTTATCTACGAGACCTTCTACAAACTGTACAAG GTGTTTGCAGAACATCCTCTGCTGAAGTTCTACCCACCGAATGTGCAGAGCGGCCTGAATGCCAGCATGCTCTCTGCGGATGCAGTGTCACTGGGAATCAGGATGCAGCCCAacactgctctcctctccctcatcCTCATGCTAGGCACCTTCTTCATTGCCTTCTTTATGCGCAAGTTCAAGAACAGCCGTTTCTTGGGAGGAAAG GCTCGGCGGATCATCGGAGACTTCGggatccccatctccatcctggTCATGGTGCTGGTGGATTACACCATCACTGACACATACACGCAG AAGCTGAATGTCCCCTCTGGCCTGTCGGTCACATCTCCTCACAAGCGTGGCTGGTTCATTCATCCCATGGGCAGCAGTGGGACCTTTCCGATGTGGATGATGTTTGCCTCTGCCATCCCAGCCCTCCTGGTCTTCATTCTTATCTTCATGGAGACACAGATCACTAC GCTGATTGTGAGCAAGAAGGAGAGGAAGCTGCTGAAAGGCTCTGGCTTCCACCTGGACCTGCTGCTCATAGGCACTATGGGGGGCCTTTGTGCGCTCTTCGGGCTGCCCTGGCTGACCGCAGCGACAGTGCGCTCCGTCACCCACGTCAATGCCCTCACGGTCATGAGCAAGGCCATTGCGCCAGGAGAGAAGCCCAAAATCGAGGAGGTGAAGGAACAGCGTGTGACCGGAGTGCTCATTGCTGCCCTCGTCG GTCTGTCCATTGTGATGGGGAACATGCTGCGGCAGATCCCTCTGGCTGTGCTCTTTGGCATCTTCCTCTACATGGGAGTTACGTCGCTCACCGGCATCCAGCTCTACGAGCGGCTGCTCCTGATCTTCATGCCGTCCAAACACCACCCTGACCACATCTATGTTGTCAAG GTGAAGACCTGGAGAATGAATCTCTTCACCTGCATTCAACTGGCCTGCATTGTGCTGCTCTGGGTGGTGAAATCTACGGTGGCCTCCCTGGCCTTCCCCTTCGTCCTGATCATGACAGTGCCATTGCGACGCTTCGTGCTGCCCCGCTTCTTCCATGACAGGGAGCTCAAAGCG TTGGACTCGGAGGATGCAGAACCGAACTTTGATGAGGACGGCCGGGATGAGTACAATGAGCTGCACATGCCCGTGTGA
- the SLC4A3 gene encoding anion exchange protein 3 isoform X2: protein MAAGESPPVGDVFIDLQQGRDRAEKASPGAEDDEDLDKTLSIERFGDLISKSASSNLEKQRRSYSERDFEFHRQTSHHIHHPLSTHLPSALKFQKRPPRASRRKKRRRKKKKTSLPPSEVTPTIQEEDEEGGEEEEEEEEEEEEEGESEAEEAQVKEISAESEGEARGKDTSPKLEPSSKPKFTIGSDEEESGNALAPAQFHVEEECGILSPVPRFTDLLQEKGPPSLRSLPGPRERLSRGWEKRKPWGQVASGQRVTYDLKERMCIGSMTTLESAAYQRVPTDEAEAQMLASADLDGMKSHRFEDNPGVRRHLMKKPSRSQITRTSKKLASTPSVKKKKKKKKLDRKPHEVFVELNELVVDKNQEMHWRETARWIKFEEDVEEDTARWGKPHVASLSFRSLLELRKTIAHGAVLLDLEQTTLPGIAHLMVETMIISDQIRAEDRANVLRALLLKHSHPNDEKEGFFPRNHSSSSMNSIVGNHHHNHTTDTCVPLMGEERIEMADPKANETECKEKNLHLHNSEGHRKYLKLMEKIPEDAEATVVLVGCVQFLEQPTMAFVRLNEAVFLESVLEVPIPVRFIFVLLGPSQANMDYHEIGRSISTLMSDKHFHEAAYMADDRQDLLNAINEFLDCSIVIPPSEVEGKDLLKSIATFQKLLLRKRKEREQKSMKEGTVQEAKELCEVKAEEEEEEAEDDPLKRTGIFFGGLVRDIKRRYPKYLSDIRDALHSQCLAAVLFIYFAALSPAITFGGLLGILFSLLGAQPLLVIGFSGPLLVFEEAFYKFCQTQGIEYLTGRVWIGLWLIVFIFIIVAAEGSFLVRYISPFTQEIFAFLISLIFIYETFYKLYKVFAEHPLLKFYPPNVQSGLNASMLSADAVSLGIRMQPNTALLSLILMLGTFFIAFFMRKFKNSRFLGGKARRIIGDFGIPISILVMVLVDYTITDTYTQKLNVPSGLSVTSPHKRGWFIHPMGSSGTFPMWMMFASAIPALLVFILIFMETQITTLIVSKKERKLLKGSGFHLDLLLIGTMGGLCALFGLPWLTAATVRSVTHVNALTVMSKAIAPGEKPKIEEVKEQRVTGVLIAALVGLSIVMGNMLRQIPLAVLFGIFLYMGVTSLTGIQLYERLLLIFMPSKHHPDHIYVVKVKTWRMNLFTCIQLACIVLLWVVKSTVASLAFPFVLIMTVPLRRFVLPRFFHDRELKALDSEDAEPNFDEDGRDEYNELHMPV from the exons ATGGCAGCTGGAGAGTCCCCTCCCGTAGGAGATGTCTTCATCGACCTGCAGCAG GGCAGAGATCGCGCAGAGAAAGCCTCTCCTGGTGCCGAGGACGATGAGGACTTGGATAAGACTTTGTCAATCGAGAGATTTGGGGACCTGATAAGCAAGTCAGCATCAAGCAACCTGGAGAAGCAAAGACGCAGCTACAGTGAGAGAGATTTTGAAT tcCACCGCCAAACCTCGCACCACATCCATCATCCCCTTTCCACTCACCTCCCTTCTGCCCTCAAGTTCCAAAAGAGGCCTCCCCgtgccagcaggaggaaaaaaaggaggaggaaaaagaagaaaacctcgTTACCCCCTTCGGAGGTGACTCCCACCATCCAGGAAGAGGacgaggaggggggagaagaggaggaagaagaggaagaagaagaagaggaagaaggagagtcTGAGGCAGAGGAAGCCCAGGTGAAAGAGATCTCTGCAGAGTCTGAGGGCGAAGCTCGTGGGAAGGACACGTCCCCTAAGCTGGAGCCCTCAAGCAAACCAAAG TTCACCATCGGCAGCGATGAGGAGGAGTCTGGCAACGCTCTGGCCCCCGCACAGTTCCACGTGGAGGAGGAGTGTGGCATCCTGTCCCCCGTGCCACGCTTCACCGACCTGTTGCAGGAGAAGGGCCCTCCCTCCCTTCGCAG CCTCCCTGGGCCTCGGGAACGTCTGTCTCGCGGGTGGGAGAAGCGCAAGCCCTGGGGCCAGGTGGCGAGCGGACAGCGGGTTACCTATGACTTGAAGGAGAGGATGTGTATCGGCAGCATGACCACGCTGGAGAGTGCAGCATACCAGCGCGTCCCCACGGATGAGGCTGAGGCCCAGATGCTGGCATCTGCTGACTTGGATGGCATGAAAA GCCACCGTTTTGAAGATAATCCTGGTGTGAGGAGGCATCTGATGAAAAAACCATCTCGTAGTCAGATCACCAGGACAAGCAAAAAATTAGCGTCAACTCCATCtgtcaagaaaaagaagaagaagaagaagttgGATAGAAAGCCCCATGAG GTGTTTGTGGAGCTGAATGAGCTGGTGGTGGATAAGAACCAGGAGATGCACTGGAGGGAGACGGCCCGCTGGATCAAGTTTGAGGAGGATGTGGAGGAGGACACAGCAAGGTGGGGGAAACCCCACGTGGCTTCACTGTCCTTCCGCAGCCTGTTGGAGCTCAGGAAGACGATTGCCCACG GTGCTGTCCTCCTTGACCTGGAGCAGACCACGCTGCCCGGCATCGCTCACCTGATGGTGGAGACCATGATCATCTCTGACCAGATCAGAGCAGAAGACCGAGCCAACGTGCTGCGTGCCCTGCTGCTGAAGCACAG CCACCCCAACGATGAGAAAGAGGGCTTCTTCCCAAGGAACCACTCCAGCTCCAGCATGAACTCCATCGTGGGgaaccaccaccacaaccacaCCACCGACACCTGCGTGCCCCTCATGGGGGAAGAGCGTATTGAGATGGCTGACCCCAAGGCCAATGAGACTGAGTGCAAGGAG AAAAACCTGCATCTCCATAACTCTGAGGGCCACCGTAAATACCTAAAGCTGATGGAGAAGATCCCTGAAGATGCAGAAGCCACAGTGGTCCTCGTGG GTTGTGTGCAGTTCCTGGAGCAGCCAACTATGGCCTTTGTCCGACTAAATGAGGCCGTCTTCCTGGAATCTGTCTTGGAGGTCCCGATTCCTGTCAGATTCATCTTTGTGCTGCTGGGACCGAGCCAGGCCAACATGGACTACCATGAAATTGGCCGCTCAATCTCCACCCTCATGTCTGACAAG CACTTCCATGAGGCTGCATACATGGCAGATGACCGTCAAGACCTCCTCAATGCAATCAACGAGTTCTTGGACTGCAGCATTGTCATCCCCCCATCGGAGGTGGAGGGAAAAGACTTGCTCAAATCCATTGCCACCTTCCAGAAGTtgctgctgaggaagaggaaggagagggagcagaAGTCCATGAAGGAGGGGACTGTCCAGGAAGCCAAAG AGCTGTGTGAAGTGaaagctgaggaagaagaggaggaagctgaggaCGACCCTTTGAAGCGGACCGGGATATTTTTTGGAGGTCTGGTTCGGGACATAAAGCGCAGGTACCCCAAATACCTCAGTGACATCAGAGACGCCTTGCACAGCCAGTGTCTCGCGGCCGTTCTCTTCATCTACTTTGCTGCTCTCTCTCCTGCCATCACCTTCGGGGGACTCCTAG GgatcctcttctccctgctcggAGCCCAGCCGCTTCTGGTCATTGGCTTCTCAGGGCCTCTGCTGGTGTTTGAAGAAGCTTTTTACAAG TTCTGCCAGACACAAGGCATTGAGTATCTGACAGGCAGAGTGTGGATTGGTTTGTGGCTCATCGTCTTCATCTTCATTATCGTGGCAGCTGAGGGAAGCTTCTTGGTGCGTTACATCTCGCCCTTCACCCAGGAGATCTTTGCTTTCCTCATCTCCCTCATCTTTATCTACGAGACCTTCTACAAACTGTACAAG GTGTTTGCAGAACATCCTCTGCTGAAGTTCTACCCACCGAATGTGCAGAGCGGCCTGAATGCCAGCATGCTCTCTGCGGATGCAGTGTCACTGGGAATCAGGATGCAGCCCAacactgctctcctctccctcatcCTCATGCTAGGCACCTTCTTCATTGCCTTCTTTATGCGCAAGTTCAAGAACAGCCGTTTCTTGGGAGGAAAG GCTCGGCGGATCATCGGAGACTTCGggatccccatctccatcctggTCATGGTGCTGGTGGATTACACCATCACTGACACATACACGCAG AAGCTGAATGTCCCCTCTGGCCTGTCGGTCACATCTCCTCACAAGCGTGGCTGGTTCATTCATCCCATGGGCAGCAGTGGGACCTTTCCGATGTGGATGATGTTTGCCTCTGCCATCCCAGCCCTCCTGGTCTTCATTCTTATCTTCATGGAGACACAGATCACTAC GCTGATTGTGAGCAAGAAGGAGAGGAAGCTGCTGAAAGGCTCTGGCTTCCACCTGGACCTGCTGCTCATAGGCACTATGGGGGGCCTTTGTGCGCTCTTCGGGCTGCCCTGGCTGACCGCAGCGACAGTGCGCTCCGTCACCCACGTCAATGCCCTCACGGTCATGAGCAAGGCCATTGCGCCAGGAGAGAAGCCCAAAATCGAGGAGGTGAAGGAACAGCGTGTGACCGGAGTGCTCATTGCTGCCCTCGTCG GTCTGTCCATTGTGATGGGGAACATGCTGCGGCAGATCCCTCTGGCTGTGCTCTTTGGCATCTTCCTCTACATGGGAGTTACGTCGCTCACCGGCATCCAGCTCTACGAGCGGCTGCTCCTGATCTTCATGCCGTCCAAACACCACCCTGACCACATCTATGTTGTCAAG GTGAAGACCTGGAGAATGAATCTCTTCACCTGCATTCAACTGGCCTGCATTGTGCTGCTCTGGGTGGTGAAATCTACGGTGGCCTCCCTGGCCTTCCCCTTCGTCCTGATCATGACAGTGCCATTGCGACGCTTCGTGCTGCCCCGCTTCTTCCATGACAGGGAGCTCAAAGCG TTGGACTCGGAGGATGCAGAACCGAACTTTGATGAGGACGGCCGGGATGAGTACAATGAGCTGCACATGCCCGTGTGA
- the SLC4A3 gene encoding anion exchange protein 3 isoform X4, translating to MKKPSRSQITRTSKKLASTPSVKKKKKKKKLDRKPHEVFVELNELVVDKNQEMHWRETARWIKFEEDVEEDTARWGKPHVASLSFRSLLELRKTIAHGAVLLDLEQTTLPGIAHLMVETMIISDQIRAEDRANVLRALLLKHSHPNDEKEGFFPRNHSSSSMNSIVGNHHHNHTTDTCVPLMGEERIEMADPKANETECKEKNLHLHNSEGHRKYLKLMEKIPEDAEATVVLVGCVQFLEQPTMAFVRLNEAVFLESVLEVPIPVRFIFVLLGPSQANMDYHEIGRSISTLMSDKHFHEAAYMADDRQDLLNAINEFLDCSIVIPPSEVEGKDLLKSIATFQKLLLRKRKEREQKSMKEGTVQEAKELCEVKAEEEEEEAEDDPLKRTGIFFGGLVRDIKRRYPKYLSDIRDALHSQCLAAVLFIYFAALSPAITFGGLLGEKTEGLMGVSELIISTSVLGILFSLLGAQPLLVIGFSGPLLVFEEAFYKFCQTQGIEYLTGRVWIGLWLIVFIFIIVAAEGSFLVRYISPFTQEIFAFLISLIFIYETFYKLYKVFAEHPLLKFYPPNVQSGLNASMLSADAVSLGIRMQPNTALLSLILMLGTFFIAFFMRKFKNSRFLGGKARRIIGDFGIPISILVMVLVDYTITDTYTQKLNVPSGLSVTSPHKRGWFIHPMGSSGTFPMWMMFASAIPALLVFILIFMETQITTLIVSKKERKLLKGSGFHLDLLLIGTMGGLCALFGLPWLTAATVRSVTHVNALTVMSKAIAPGEKPKIEEVKEQRVTGVLIAALVGLSIVMGNMLRQIPLAVLFGIFLYMGVTSLTGIQLYERLLLIFMPSKHHPDHIYVVKVKTWRMNLFTCIQLACIVLLWVVKSTVASLAFPFVLIMTVPLRRFVLPRFFHDRELKALDSEDAEPNFDEDGRDEYNELHMPV from the exons ATGAAAAAACCATCTCGTAGTCAGATCACCAGGACAAGCAAAAAATTAGCGTCAACTCCATCtgtcaagaaaaagaagaagaagaagaagttgGATAGAAAGCCCCATGAG GTGTTTGTGGAGCTGAATGAGCTGGTGGTGGATAAGAACCAGGAGATGCACTGGAGGGAGACGGCCCGCTGGATCAAGTTTGAGGAGGATGTGGAGGAGGACACAGCAAGGTGGGGGAAACCCCACGTGGCTTCACTGTCCTTCCGCAGCCTGTTGGAGCTCAGGAAGACGATTGCCCACG GTGCTGTCCTCCTTGACCTGGAGCAGACCACGCTGCCCGGCATCGCTCACCTGATGGTGGAGACCATGATCATCTCTGACCAGATCAGAGCAGAAGACCGAGCCAACGTGCTGCGTGCCCTGCTGCTGAAGCACAG CCACCCCAACGATGAGAAAGAGGGCTTCTTCCCAAGGAACCACTCCAGCTCCAGCATGAACTCCATCGTGGGgaaccaccaccacaaccacaCCACCGACACCTGCGTGCCCCTCATGGGGGAAGAGCGTATTGAGATGGCTGACCCCAAGGCCAATGAGACTGAGTGCAAGGAG AAAAACCTGCATCTCCATAACTCTGAGGGCCACCGTAAATACCTAAAGCTGATGGAGAAGATCCCTGAAGATGCAGAAGCCACAGTGGTCCTCGTGG GTTGTGTGCAGTTCCTGGAGCAGCCAACTATGGCCTTTGTCCGACTAAATGAGGCCGTCTTCCTGGAATCTGTCTTGGAGGTCCCGATTCCTGTCAGATTCATCTTTGTGCTGCTGGGACCGAGCCAGGCCAACATGGACTACCATGAAATTGGCCGCTCAATCTCCACCCTCATGTCTGACAAG CACTTCCATGAGGCTGCATACATGGCAGATGACCGTCAAGACCTCCTCAATGCAATCAACGAGTTCTTGGACTGCAGCATTGTCATCCCCCCATCGGAGGTGGAGGGAAAAGACTTGCTCAAATCCATTGCCACCTTCCAGAAGTtgctgctgaggaagaggaaggagagggagcagaAGTCCATGAAGGAGGGGACTGTCCAGGAAGCCAAAG AGCTGTGTGAAGTGaaagctgaggaagaagaggaggaagctgaggaCGACCCTTTGAAGCGGACCGGGATATTTTTTGGAGGTCTGGTTCGGGACATAAAGCGCAGGTACCCCAAATACCTCAGTGACATCAGAGACGCCTTGCACAGCCAGTGTCTCGCGGCCGTTCTCTTCATCTACTTTGCTGCTCTCTCTCCTGCCATCACCTTCGGGGGACTCCTAG GAGAGAAAACTGAGGGTCTCATGGGGGTCTCCGAGCTGATAATCTCCACCTCGGTTTTAGGgatcctcttctccctgctcggAGCCCAGCCGCTTCTGGTCATTGGCTTCTCAGGGCCTCTGCTGGTGTTTGAAGAAGCTTTTTACAAG TTCTGCCAGACACAAGGCATTGAGTATCTGACAGGCAGAGTGTGGATTGGTTTGTGGCTCATCGTCTTCATCTTCATTATCGTGGCAGCTGAGGGAAGCTTCTTGGTGCGTTACATCTCGCCCTTCACCCAGGAGATCTTTGCTTTCCTCATCTCCCTCATCTTTATCTACGAGACCTTCTACAAACTGTACAAG GTGTTTGCAGAACATCCTCTGCTGAAGTTCTACCCACCGAATGTGCAGAGCGGCCTGAATGCCAGCATGCTCTCTGCGGATGCAGTGTCACTGGGAATCAGGATGCAGCCCAacactgctctcctctccctcatcCTCATGCTAGGCACCTTCTTCATTGCCTTCTTTATGCGCAAGTTCAAGAACAGCCGTTTCTTGGGAGGAAAG GCTCGGCGGATCATCGGAGACTTCGggatccccatctccatcctggTCATGGTGCTGGTGGATTACACCATCACTGACACATACACGCAG AAGCTGAATGTCCCCTCTGGCCTGTCGGTCACATCTCCTCACAAGCGTGGCTGGTTCATTCATCCCATGGGCAGCAGTGGGACCTTTCCGATGTGGATGATGTTTGCCTCTGCCATCCCAGCCCTCCTGGTCTTCATTCTTATCTTCATGGAGACACAGATCACTAC GCTGATTGTGAGCAAGAAGGAGAGGAAGCTGCTGAAAGGCTCTGGCTTCCACCTGGACCTGCTGCTCATAGGCACTATGGGGGGCCTTTGTGCGCTCTTCGGGCTGCCCTGGCTGACCGCAGCGACAGTGCGCTCCGTCACCCACGTCAATGCCCTCACGGTCATGAGCAAGGCCATTGCGCCAGGAGAGAAGCCCAAAATCGAGGAGGTGAAGGAACAGCGTGTGACCGGAGTGCTCATTGCTGCCCTCGTCG GTCTGTCCATTGTGATGGGGAACATGCTGCGGCAGATCCCTCTGGCTGTGCTCTTTGGCATCTTCCTCTACATGGGAGTTACGTCGCTCACCGGCATCCAGCTCTACGAGCGGCTGCTCCTGATCTTCATGCCGTCCAAACACCACCCTGACCACATCTATGTTGTCAAG GTGAAGACCTGGAGAATGAATCTCTTCACCTGCATTCAACTGGCCTGCATTGTGCTGCTCTGGGTGGTGAAATCTACGGTGGCCTCCCTGGCCTTCCCCTTCGTCCTGATCATGACAGTGCCATTGCGACGCTTCGTGCTGCCCCGCTTCTTCCATGACAGGGAGCTCAAAGCG TTGGACTCGGAGGATGCAGAACCGAACTTTGATGAGGACGGCCGGGATGAGTACAATGAGCTGCACATGCCCGTGTGA